A single window of Metallosphaera hakonensis JCM 8857 = DSM 7519 DNA harbors:
- the tgtA gene encoding tRNA guanosine(15) transglycosylase TgtA: MGDFEVKDEDLAGRIGILETRHGKLETPTFFPVINPLKTEISVKELKSMGFNNFITNSFILRKNNIIQGKIHEKFGEDMIIMTDSGAYQILEYGDIYQENRDIVSYEAEIKPDIAVFLDVPTGNADDWEEAKTTVRLTLERGKEISDIVKLNQDIIWVHPIQGGSFLDLVEYSAKEANKTEGFGMLALGSPTVLMEKYRYSTLIDSIYVAKSNVSRGVPFHLFGGGVPHIIPFAVALGVDTFDSASYIIFARDNRYLTGERTYRLEDLEYFPCSCPVCSKYSPKELLEMNKEGRTKLLAIHNLWKMKEEIGKVKQSIKEGRLFEYLQQKAYSHPALYSAFRSILKYSVYLEKYDPRVKGKVRGVLLFDSYSMQRPEIIRHLNYISSYRHKKEKAIIICGDKLTSPFSSDPKVKAIQNRNKGFELLVAIPFYGLVPVLSSESYPMSQFEMPEEVDNQTIEETLKVIEKIIKQRNYSEIRFMECEKSVLSHIMSINTSL; encoded by the coding sequence ATCGGGGACTTTGAAGTCAAAGATGAAGATCTGGCTGGCAGAATAGGCATACTGGAAACCAGACACGGGAAGTTGGAAACGCCAACCTTCTTTCCTGTCATCAATCCACTCAAAACAGAGATATCGGTAAAAGAATTGAAATCTATGGGTTTTAATAACTTTATTACAAATTCCTTTATTTTAAGGAAAAATAATATAATTCAAGGGAAAATTCATGAAAAGTTTGGAGAAGATATGATTATAATGACCGATTCTGGAGCCTATCAAATACTCGAGTATGGAGACATTTATCAGGAAAACAGAGACATCGTATCTTATGAAGCTGAAATTAAACCGGATATCGCAGTATTTCTAGACGTTCCTACAGGAAACGCTGACGATTGGGAGGAAGCTAAGACTACAGTTCGACTAACCCTTGAAAGGGGAAAGGAGATAAGTGACATAGTAAAACTCAACCAGGATATAATTTGGGTTCACCCAATACAAGGAGGATCCTTTCTAGACCTCGTGGAGTATTCGGCTAAAGAAGCAAATAAGACAGAGGGATTTGGAATGCTAGCTCTAGGTAGTCCAACAGTACTCATGGAAAAGTACCGGTATTCTACATTAATCGACTCGATTTATGTAGCAAAATCAAACGTAAGCAGAGGGGTGCCATTTCACCTTTTCGGTGGAGGAGTCCCTCACATAATTCCTTTCGCTGTAGCCCTAGGCGTAGACACTTTTGATTCCGCTTCATACATAATTTTCGCTAGAGATAATAGATATCTCACAGGAGAAAGAACATATAGACTCGAAGACTTAGAATACTTTCCATGCAGTTGTCCTGTTTGTTCCAAGTACTCGCCAAAGGAACTCCTAGAAATGAACAAGGAAGGAAGAACCAAACTCCTTGCAATCCATAATCTCTGGAAAATGAAAGAAGAAATAGGTAAAGTAAAACAGTCAATAAAAGAAGGAAGGCTCTTTGAATATTTACAGCAAAAAGCTTACTCTCATCCTGCGCTATATTCAGCCTTTAGATCTATCTTAAAATATTCTGTTTATCTGGAGAAGTATGATCCGAGAGTCAAGGGAAAGGTCAGGGGAGTTCTACTCTTTGATAGCTATTCAATGCAAAGACCTGAGATAATTAGACATTTAAATTACATATCTTCCTATAGGCATAAGAAAGAGAAGGCAATCATAATATGTGGAGATAAATTAACCAGTCCGTTCAGCTCCGATCCCAAGGTCAAAGCCATTCAGAATAGAAATAAGGGTTTTGAATTGTTGGTTGCAATCCCTTTTTACGGTCTAGTTCCAGTTCTATCCTCTGAGAGTTATCCTATGTCTCAATTCGAAATGCCTGAGGAAGTCGATAACCAAACAATAGAAGAAACATTGAAGGTCATAGAGAAAATCATAAAACAAAGAAACTATTCAGAGATTAGGTTCATGGAATGTGAGAAGTCCGTCTTGTCACATATAATGTCTATCAACACCTCCCTTTGA
- a CDS encoding proteasome assembly chaperone family protein, which yields MEDTKVVLKDITEDELRNSRFISGFRTLGEVGYLSVRHVVLSRKMRRVGFVITKYLRDVTFLDEYGVATPFELFYDDEFKVLVLLNHLLPFQREWSSFAHGLVKWLKKVQVKDAILIGGLDKRYKDVNEPIKWMKTSKSEIDLPYPMLNKQLIMVGPLALFTVYAEIEDLPATILLPYADRERLDPGAAAVAVETITNIIGFNVDTKELYEDAKRIEQELQKQLEMIQKELSKGGVDRHYM from the coding sequence GTGGAAGATACGAAAGTAGTCCTAAAGGATATTACTGAAGATGAACTTAGGAACTCTAGGTTCATTTCAGGTTTCAGAACATTGGGAGAGGTCGGATACTTATCTGTAAGGCATGTTGTGTTAAGCAGGAAGATGAGAAGGGTAGGCTTTGTCATAACTAAATACCTTAGAGATGTAACTTTTCTGGACGAATATGGAGTGGCAACCCCCTTCGAACTTTTCTATGATGATGAGTTTAAGGTATTAGTTCTCTTGAATCACCTATTGCCCTTCCAAAGGGAGTGGAGTAGCTTTGCTCATGGGTTGGTAAAATGGCTTAAAAAAGTTCAAGTTAAGGACGCCATATTAATCGGGGGTCTTGATAAAAGGTACAAGGATGTAAATGAACCAATAAAATGGATGAAGACAAGTAAGAGTGAGATAGATCTGCCCTATCCTATGCTTAATAAACAATTAATTATGGTAGGTCCACTCGCACTTTTTACAGTTTACGCCGAGATAGAGGATCTGCCTGCTACCATACTTCTGCCCTATGCAGACAGAGAGAGGTTAGACCCCGGGGCAGCGGCCGTTGCAGTGGAGACTATAACCAATATAATTGGATTCAATGTTGATACCAAGGAACTCTACGAGGATGCCAAAAGAATCGAGCAGGAGCTACAAAAACAATTAGAGATGATACAAAAGGAGCTTTCAAAGGGAGGTGTTGATAGACATTATATGTGA
- a CDS encoding PUA domain-containing protein has product MIEGKYKQFVTDPEDALPYIEYLKYLADYQFGAEVGNCLFGSNKAFKIQRSVNTWRIRNVLSEDGLFLVLRPQDGLFSLTLASGVSIKECLPSPKLRVIVKDEVASVILEEGNVFAKHVKNVDKSLRNGDEAIVVSEDDKLLAVGKVRLSGEEMMEYKRGVAVTVRERWKIRK; this is encoded by the coding sequence ATGATAGAGGGTAAATATAAACAATTTGTTACAGATCCTGAAGATGCCCTCCCCTATATCGAGTATCTAAAGTATTTAGCAGATTATCAGTTTGGTGCAGAGGTAGGGAATTGCTTATTTGGTTCTAACAAGGCCTTTAAGATTCAGAGGTCTGTAAACACCTGGCGTATAAGGAATGTTTTGTCAGAAGACGGGTTATTTCTCGTTCTCAGACCTCAGGATGGGCTCTTTTCTCTTACCTTAGCTTCTGGTGTTTCAATTAAGGAATGTTTGCCCTCTCCTAAGCTGAGAGTGATTGTTAAGGACGAGGTGGCAAGCGTTATTCTCGAAGAGGGGAATGTTTTCGCCAAACATGTTAAGAACGTGGATAAATCCCTACGAAATGGGGACGAGGCGATAGTAGTGAGCGAAGACGATAAGTTATTGGCAGTTGGCAAGGTGAGATTATCTGGCGAGGAAATGATGGAATATAAAAGGGGTGTGGCAGTAACAGTTAGGGAGAGGTGGAAGATACGAAAGTAG
- a CDS encoding proteasome-activating nucleotidase — MSDELDLSRDTSVSDEHTIRILEEKIRAMQIETESLRKELNYYKSEMEKLLSPPLIEAVVLDVLEDGRLIVKSTSGPNLVVNVSDNVDFSSIKVGKYVALNQRGSAVVEVLRDREDPLVRSMEVIERPNVKYSEIGGLDQQIQEVREVIELPLKKPDLFKELGIIPPKGILLYGPPGTGKTMLAKAVASESNASFIHVVASEFAQKFVGEGARVVRDVFELARKKAPSIVFIDEIDAIGAKRIDLGTSGEREVQRTLMQLLAEIDGFQPLDNVKIIAATNRIDILDPALLRPGRFDRLIEIPLPNIEGRKQILKIYLQKMKIDASVNIDELALITEGFSGADVKNLCTEAGYIAIREDSKIIKMAHFRLAMERLRTKKLSKDVIDRGEKYV; from the coding sequence TTGTCTGATGAATTAGATCTATCAAGGGATACTTCTGTAAGCGATGAACACACCATACGGATATTAGAGGAAAAGATTAGGGCTATGCAAATTGAGACAGAGAGCTTGAGAAAAGAACTCAACTACTATAAATCAGAGATGGAGAAGTTATTGAGTCCTCCATTAATCGAGGCCGTGGTTTTAGATGTGTTGGAAGATGGAAGACTTATTGTGAAAAGCACCTCTGGTCCCAATCTTGTGGTCAATGTATCAGATAATGTTGACTTTAGCTCAATTAAAGTTGGAAAATACGTGGCCCTTAATCAAAGGGGATCAGCAGTAGTTGAAGTCCTAAGAGATAGAGAGGATCCTTTAGTTAGGTCAATGGAAGTAATTGAGAGACCCAATGTAAAGTACAGTGAGATAGGTGGATTGGACCAACAGATCCAAGAAGTTAGGGAGGTCATAGAGCTTCCGCTCAAGAAACCTGATCTTTTCAAGGAGCTCGGTATAATCCCTCCGAAAGGCATACTTCTATATGGCCCACCTGGTACTGGTAAGACGATGTTAGCTAAGGCAGTAGCTTCTGAGAGCAATGCCTCGTTCATTCATGTGGTAGCATCAGAATTTGCTCAGAAATTCGTTGGGGAAGGAGCCAGGGTGGTTAGGGATGTGTTTGAATTAGCAAGGAAGAAAGCTCCTTCCATTGTATTCATAGACGAGATAGATGCGATTGGGGCAAAAAGAATAGATCTAGGGACAAGCGGGGAGAGGGAAGTTCAGAGGACTCTCATGCAATTATTGGCGGAAATTGATGGCTTCCAACCTCTGGATAACGTCAAAATTATAGCAGCTACCAATAGAATCGACATTCTAGATCCGGCTCTTCTAAGGCCTGGTAGATTTGACAGGTTGATAGAGATACCTTTACCTAACATTGAAGGGAGGAAGCAAATATTAAAAATATACCTCCAAAAGATGAAAATAGATGCCTCGGTAAACATCGATGAATTAGCCCTGATTACGGAGGGATTCAGTGGCGCCGACGTGAAGAATCTTTGTACTGAAGCTGGTTATATAGCTATAAGGGAGGATTCTAAGATTATTAAGATGGCCCATTTCAGGTTGGCCATGGAGAGGTTGAGGACCAAAAAATTAAGTAAGGATGTAATAGACAGGGGAGAGAAGTATGTATGA
- a CDS encoding multiprotein bridging factor aMBF1, whose translation MKTAVETYCEMCGARVTGPSYSVKFEGSTITVCKTCYDKIKKHATLVPKNEAKKTPVKPKLVQKSQEVELDIDESYPRLIKEARERLHITTKELADRMRIQENIVKRIELGKLKPTIAEARALERILGIKLVVEVSPGKGGSEELDDQTLTLGDIIKIREGKK comes from the coding sequence ATGAAAACAGCCGTAGAGACGTACTGTGAGATGTGTGGAGCTAGAGTAACCGGACCTAGTTATTCAGTGAAGTTTGAGGGTAGTACCATTACAGTTTGCAAGACTTGTTATGATAAAATTAAGAAGCATGCGACGTTGGTTCCCAAAAACGAAGCGAAGAAAACTCCCGTTAAGCCTAAACTCGTTCAGAAATCGCAGGAGGTGGAACTTGACATAGACGAAAGCTACCCTAGACTCATAAAGGAGGCGCGAGAGAGATTACATATAACCACTAAGGAACTGGCAGACAGAATGAGGATCCAGGAAAATATAGTTAAACGAATTGAATTGGGGAAATTGAAACCAACTATTGCTGAGGCAAGAGCTCTCGAAAGAATACTCGGAATAAAGCTAGTTGTGGAGGTATCCCCAGGGAAAGGAGGTTCAGAAGAGCTAGACGATCAGACGTTGACTCTGGGTGATATAATAAAGATTAGAGAGGGGAAGAAGTGA
- a CDS encoding GTPase yields MKAVVFVSQDFAEEAVSLVETAGYKVDKIYPLPSKPNRLFYIPQDKVKLLKDYEADALVVFDLLAPRHFINLNRQLNNKKVLDKLILLLEIFALHAGSKEAKLQIELARLKYELPIIKDIYSKAKSTEQQGPLGSGTYGVESALRLYSRKISKITRELENLKKFRETQLRSRVENIPFIAIAGYTNAGKTSIFNALTGLNQATDQSMFTTTTPKRYAISEKGKKAMLVDTVGFIRGIPPQIIEAFFVTLSEIRYANTLLLVVDLSLEDSLLMDMTKSSFGILRELGISGKPMIVVGNKADIVNGKSQDKMELVTSLSTELYSPIVDSVLVSAKKGWNIDLLRDRVFALIN; encoded by the coding sequence GTGAAAGCAGTAGTCTTTGTCTCCCAGGACTTCGCTGAGGAAGCTGTGTCCTTAGTTGAAACCGCCGGTTACAAAGTAGACAAAATATATCCATTACCGTCCAAACCCAATAGATTATTCTACATTCCACAAGATAAAGTAAAACTTCTCAAGGACTATGAGGCTGATGCCCTGGTGGTGTTCGATCTATTGGCTCCTAGACACTTCATCAATCTCAATAGACAATTAAACAATAAGAAAGTCCTGGATAAGCTCATCCTTCTGCTAGAGATTTTCGCTCTACATGCTGGCTCAAAAGAGGCTAAACTGCAAATAGAGTTAGCGAGATTAAAGTACGAGCTACCTATTATAAAGGATATTTACAGTAAGGCCAAGAGCACCGAACAACAGGGACCTTTGGGTTCAGGTACATACGGTGTTGAATCCGCCCTGAGGCTATACTCTAGGAAGATATCAAAGATTACTAGAGAGTTAGAAAACCTGAAAAAGTTTAGGGAAACACAGTTGAGGAGCAGGGTAGAAAATATACCGTTCATAGCCATAGCCGGTTATACCAATGCCGGCAAAACGTCCATATTCAATGCATTGACAGGCCTAAACCAGGCAACCGATCAATCCATGTTCACAACAACAACGCCCAAAAGATATGCTATTAGCGAGAAAGGAAAGAAGGCTATGCTTGTGGATACTGTAGGTTTCATTAGAGGGATACCCCCGCAGATAATTGAGGCATTCTTTGTAACCTTATCAGAGATTAGATATGCTAATACCTTGCTACTCGTAGTGGACCTTTCCCTCGAGGACTCCCTCCTGATGGACATGACAAAGTCCTCTTTTGGGATTTTAAGAGAGTTGGGGATTTCAGGTAAACCCATGATAGTCGTTGGAAACAAGGCCGATATAGTAAATGGTAAATCGCAGGATAAAATGGAATTGGTTACTTCACTTAGCACAGAACTTTACTCGCCTATAGTAGACTCTGTCTTAGTTTCAGCTAAAAAGGGATGGAACATAGATCTATTGAGGGATAGAGTATTCGCCCTGATCAATTGA
- a CDS encoding tRNA methyltransferase produces the protein MKNIFVLRLGHRPLRDKRVTTHVALVARAFGAKGIYVDGKDQKLVEKIKDVISLWGGSYFQVETIADPKKLVKTWKAKGGTIIHLTMYGINLPQVQDRVQHLDNILVVVGAEKVEGWYYHMADINVAVSNQPHSEVAALAIFLDRLYKGEELNIMFGDSKIKVIPMERGKKVIRSDNG, from the coding sequence TTGAAGAACATATTTGTGCTCAGACTAGGACATAGACCATTAAGGGATAAGAGGGTTACAACCCATGTTGCCCTCGTTGCGAGGGCATTCGGGGCTAAGGGTATATACGTGGATGGTAAAGATCAGAAGTTAGTGGAGAAAATTAAGGACGTGATATCACTATGGGGAGGTAGTTATTTCCAAGTTGAGACGATTGCGGATCCAAAAAAACTGGTCAAGACATGGAAGGCTAAGGGAGGGACTATAATACATCTAACCATGTATGGAATAAACTTACCCCAGGTTCAAGACAGAGTTCAACATCTAGATAACATTCTTGTTGTGGTTGGAGCAGAGAAAGTTGAGGGCTGGTACTATCATATGGCCGATATTAACGTCGCGGTCTCCAATCAACCTCATTCTGAGGTTGCAGCGCTGGCAATCTTTCTGGATAGACTATATAAGGGAGAAGAACTAAATATTATGTTTGGGGACAGCAAAATAAAGGTTATTCCAATGGAGAGAGGCAAGAAGGTGATCAGGAGTGACAACGGGTAA
- the tfe gene encoding transcription factor E → MKDMARDLLGEDVIDVLSFLLDNKAELTDEEMANKLNVKVNEVRKKLYALADHGLVSYRRTRDKESGWYVYFWKANVDQINELLLARKREILNKLKARLEYESNNEFYICPEDKTKYTFEEAFENEFKCPKCGVQLTYYDSARVRELLEQKIKEIEEEIARETKVGSS, encoded by the coding sequence ATGAAAGATATGGCTAGAGACTTGTTGGGAGAGGATGTTATAGACGTTCTGTCATTTCTATTGGATAATAAAGCTGAACTAACTGATGAGGAAATGGCAAACAAGTTGAATGTAAAGGTCAATGAAGTTAGAAAGAAGCTATATGCATTAGCAGATCATGGGTTGGTGAGCTATAGGAGAACCAGAGATAAAGAATCGGGGTGGTATGTATACTTCTGGAAAGCCAACGTGGATCAAATAAATGAACTGCTTTTGGCACGAAAGAGGGAGATCCTAAATAAGCTGAAGGCCAGATTAGAGTACGAATCCAATAACGAGTTCTATATTTGTCCTGAGGATAAAACTAAATATACGTTTGAGGAAGCGTTTGAAAACGAGTTTAAGTGCCCTAAATGTGGAGTTCAGCTTACTTATTACGACTCCGCTAGGGTAAGGGAGCTCTTAGAGCAGAAGATAAAGGAGATTGAAGAGGAAATCGCTAGGGAGACAAAGGTTGGGAGCTCCTAA
- a CDS encoding DNA cytosine methyltransferase — MGAPKVVDLFSGAGGFGRGFKEVGFQISLAVEINHSSARTYSANFPNTTVLEEDIRNLSGREIIKEIGSDPDVVIGSPPCEPFTAANPMRMDSPVDRLYLDERGTLTLEFIRLLEELRPKIFVMENVPSIVETKELREALIHEFRRVGYEPIFNFLRAEDYGNPSKRARIFISNLKIELPTAPRMIVWDAISDLEDRYDIPNHEFLETNERKLKDMASLDYGDYITMFRGHHKDIPLYVRLDPFDVAPTVLGNSRFIHPFHSRYLTVREQARLMSYPDHHVFYGTKEEQYNQVGEAVPVVLSRGIASVILGALIWT, encoded by the coding sequence TTGGGAGCTCCTAAGGTTGTAGATCTTTTTTCTGGAGCCGGTGGGTTTGGAAGAGGATTTAAAGAAGTTGGGTTTCAAATTAGTTTAGCAGTGGAAATAAATCACTCCTCAGCAAGAACTTATTCGGCCAATTTTCCAAATACTACAGTCCTGGAAGAGGATATAAGAAACCTAAGTGGAAGGGAAATAATTAAGGAGATCGGTTCTGACCCAGATGTGGTAATAGGCAGTCCACCATGTGAACCATTTACGGCAGCGAATCCTATGAGAATGGACAGTCCTGTGGATAGACTTTACCTTGATGAGAGGGGTACTCTAACATTGGAGTTCATAAGACTGTTGGAGGAGCTTAGACCTAAAATATTTGTAATGGAAAACGTACCCTCCATAGTGGAAACAAAAGAGCTTAGAGAAGCTCTAATACATGAGTTTAGAAGGGTTGGATACGAACCAATATTCAATTTTCTGAGGGCTGAAGATTATGGAAATCCATCGAAAAGGGCTAGAATATTTATCTCAAACTTGAAGATAGAGTTGCCAACTGCCCCTAGAATGATAGTGTGGGATGCAATATCAGACCTAGAAGATAGATACGATATTCCCAATCATGAGTTCCTTGAGACGAATGAAAGAAAACTCAAAGACATGGCATCCCTAGATTATGGAGATTACATAACCATGTTTAGGGGGCATCATAAGGACATACCTTTATATGTAAGACTTGATCCCTTTGATGTGGCCCCTACAGTACTTGGTAATTCCAGGTTTATTCACCCGTTTCATTCAAGGTATCTAACAGTTAGGGAACAGGCCAGACTGATGAGTTATCCCGATCATCATGTTTTCTACGGGACAAAGGAAGAGCAATATAATCAAGTTGGAGAAGCCGTACCAGTAGTCTTATCAAGAGGAATAGCATCGGTTATACTCGGTGCACTTATTTGGACATAA
- a CDS encoding RecB-family nuclease has product MDISVVLHNVTSSQRLVDFAKLVFGLNVKRFVVTKVSGTAAQAGIPDVGRLALKNNKSLIVLPDLKDAVELLAPKKVYLFSPFAQVEIESSDIQGESMIVFAGIENGFTKIEQSLGDHVTLKSMKVDAGPVAYASAVLYCSLVNGKSQIG; this is encoded by the coding sequence TTGGACATAAGTGTCGTACTGCATAATGTTACAAGTTCTCAAAGACTTGTCGATTTTGCAAAACTAGTTTTTGGTCTAAACGTAAAACGGTTCGTCGTCACCAAGGTCAGTGGAACCGCCGCACAAGCTGGAATTCCAGACGTGGGTAGGCTCGCATTAAAGAATAATAAATCACTCATCGTGTTACCCGATCTTAAAGATGCCGTAGAACTTTTGGCGCCTAAGAAGGTTTATCTATTTTCACCATTTGCTCAGGTTGAGATAGAATCCTCGGATATACAAGGTGAGAGCATGATAGTCTTTGCTGGCATTGAAAATGGTTTCACTAAGATAGAACAGTCTCTAGGGGATCACGTTACCTTGAAGTCAATGAAAGTCGACGCTGGACCAGTGGCATATGCAAGCGCCGTATTATACTGTAGTTTAGTGAACGGAAAGAGCCAGATTGGTTAG
- a CDS encoding putative integrase, translated as MLREKGRYRVYKLEYENSKARETYIYPLTDVVEIYIKLKDSSGVWVPHMGPLGFEPKTSGL; from the coding sequence ATTTTACGTGAAAAAGGGAGGTATCGTGTTTACAAGCTAGAATATGAGAACAGTAAGGCAAGGGAAACTTACATCTATCCCTTAACTGATGTAGTCGAAATTTATATCAAACTGAAAGATAGCAGTGGGGTATGGGTACCCCACATGGGCCCGTTGGGATTTGAACCCAAGACCTCTGGCTTGTAA
- the rpiA gene encoding ribose 5-phosphate isomerase A translates to MRDPKEILADHVLLTLKNRKVIGLGTGKTVRKLIETMAKNDLLKDKLIITSSIDTDLQLSRANSVVLSVFSGIVPEIYVDSFDFLVESEGKRVLIKGGGAALLREKLLSFFSKERLFIGEETKILSKSEVSVPVEVVPASFSFILSKLRQMGLDPIPRETNGKIGPIVTDNGNLIFDVQLRTEELCKWERNIKQLPGVVESGIFCENLYDTIVIASGEGRIQVFQRG, encoded by the coding sequence ATGCGAGATCCTAAGGAGATTTTGGCTGATCATGTATTACTAACGTTAAAGAATAGAAAAGTAATTGGCTTGGGTACCGGGAAAACTGTGCGAAAATTGATAGAAACAATGGCCAAAAACGACCTCCTAAAAGACAAACTAATCATCACCAGCTCCATTGACACCGATCTACAACTCTCGAGAGCCAATTCCGTTGTCCTCTCTGTCTTCTCTGGAATTGTCCCAGAAATTTACGTAGATAGTTTTGATTTTCTAGTGGAATCTGAAGGAAAGAGAGTTCTCATAAAGGGTGGTGGAGCGGCCCTACTTAGGGAGAAACTCCTCTCATTTTTCTCCAAAGAGAGATTATTCATAGGTGAGGAAACCAAGATTTTATCTAAATCGGAAGTGTCTGTCCCCGTGGAAGTAGTTCCTGCCTCATTTTCGTTTATTTTATCAAAGCTTAGACAAATGGGACTTGATCCGATCCCTAGAGAGACAAACGGTAAAATAGGTCCAATAGTGACTGATAATGGTAACCTTATTTTCGATGTTCAGTTGAGAACAGAGGAACTATGCAAATGGGAGAGGAATATCAAGCAATTACCTGGAGTAGTAGAAAGTGGTATATTTTGCGAAAACCTTTACGATACCATAGTGATAGCTAGTGGAGAAGGAAGAATCCAGGTATTCCAAAGAGGCTGA
- a CDS encoding metal-binding protein has product MEKEESRYSKEAERIVKEKRIVQLNPLDGGPSIFIFLAREKGTHRDHLVTYNSCDCEFFLFSTILGSGKPCIHMEAYRLASEKEDFLRISARSDDFKQILTEVFAYGKSLKLRKLISSRYD; this is encoded by the coding sequence GTGGAGAAGGAAGAATCCAGGTATTCCAAAGAGGCTGAGAGAATTGTAAAGGAGAAAAGAATAGTTCAACTTAACCCTTTAGATGGGGGACCTTCGATCTTCATTTTCTTAGCGAGAGAGAAGGGCACTCATAGGGATCACCTGGTAACTTACAACTCATGTGATTGTGAGTTCTTTCTTTTCTCCACAATTCTAGGGAGTGGGAAGCCATGCATCCACATGGAGGCCTATAGACTAGCCTCAGAAAAGGAGGACTTCCTGAGGATTTCTGCACGAAGCGATGATTTTAAACAGATACTAACTGAGGTTTTCGCTTACGGAAAATCCTTAAAACTGAGAAAACTAATTTCGTCTCGATATGATTGA
- a CDS encoding transcription elongation factor — MGGKRKKRTKIVKVKPKLPKTFECPRCGKIAMTIKIDKVDSGPRTAHIKCGNCGLCTDIDEVRPIDDEANVYGRFLDDYLEGKLEIKDCRESENENHEDEGEDSELPSETN; from the coding sequence ATGGGAGGTAAAAGGAAGAAGAGAACTAAGATAGTTAAAGTCAAGCCTAAGCTTCCTAAGACCTTTGAGTGTCCTAGATGTGGCAAAATAGCTATGACGATAAAAATCGATAAAGTTGATAGTGGACCCAGGACTGCACATATAAAATGTGGTAATTGCGGTCTCTGTACAGACATTGATGAAGTAAGGCCTATTGATGACGAGGCTAACGTTTATGGGAGATTCCTTGATGATTACCTTGAAGGAAAGCTGGAAATAAAAGACTGCAGAGAATCAGAGAATGAAAACCATGAAGATGAAGGGGAAGACAGCGAGCTACCTTCGGAAACTAATTAA
- a CDS encoding geranylgeranylglyceryl/heptaprenylglyceryl phosphate synthase encodes MKMKGKTASYLRKLINEGRPIHFSLIDPDKVTDLEVFGKVVSMLYKAGTSAFLVGGTLGVSKERLDAVLSLLQDLDVPKIIFPSNINLISDKADAILFMSLLNSDDLYYVIGAQVSSSIIVKMARLEPIPTGYLIVGHGGTAAHIGRARVVPYDNAELALAYALAAEYMGMQYLYLEAGSGAPETVRPEMIRFVSKASNINVIVGGGIRSPERASELIRAGAKAIVTGNIIESDAEKAIKIIDALQKIYTIG; translated from the coding sequence ATGAAGATGAAGGGGAAGACAGCGAGCTACCTTCGGAAACTAATTAATGAAGGCCGGCCCATTCATTTTTCACTCATAGATCCTGATAAGGTAACTGATTTAGAGGTCTTTGGGAAAGTCGTGTCAATGCTCTACAAAGCAGGGACGTCAGCGTTTCTTGTTGGAGGAACACTGGGCGTTTCCAAAGAAAGGTTAGATGCAGTATTGAGTCTACTTCAGGACCTAGACGTTCCCAAGATAATTTTCCCCAGTAACATTAATCTAATTTCAGACAAAGCTGACGCCATACTCTTCATGTCCCTTCTCAATTCTGACGATCTTTACTACGTAATCGGAGCTCAGGTTTCGTCATCCATCATTGTTAAAATGGCCAGACTAGAACCAATACCTACTGGTTACCTTATTGTGGGGCATGGCGGTACAGCGGCTCACATAGGTAGAGCCAGAGTGGTTCCCTACGATAATGCTGAGCTTGCCCTAGCATACGCCCTGGCGGCAGAGTACATGGGTATGCAGTACTTATACTTAGAGGCTGGGTCCGGAGCCCCTGAGACCGTAAGACCCGAGATGATAAGGTTTGTTTCCAAAGCATCTAACATTAATGTTATTGTAGGAGGAGGTATTAGATCCCCAGAAAGAGCCTCAGAGTTGATTAGGGCAGGGGCCAAAGCAATAGTCACTGGGAATATTATTGAAAGTGATGCCGAGAAGGCAATAAAAATAATAGATGCTTTGCAGAAGATTTACACGATAGGGTAA